The region CCCAATATAAAAGCCAAAAGGGCCATCCCAATTACAATCGACACTAACAGTCCCATGCGGTTCCGAATTTTCTCCAGTGTAGCCATATTCTTAAAATTACGTGTTTAGCAAAAATTAATTCAGGGCACGAAGATAATAAAAAATGATAAAATGAAACCCTGATGGTTAATAATCTCTTTTGTATTATTTTGAGTTGCTTTGAAATAACCCCGAAATAAAACTTTAATATTTCACTTAAATCCTATTTAGACCTTAGTTAACTATAGTTCGTGGGGTATAAATTCATAAAAAAAGAATAAGTGAGATTAAAAAAAAAGCTGCTCAAAAAACATTGAACAGCCCTTCAAATAAAGTAATACTATTTTTAAATATAGAAATTCAATCCGCCACCAATAAAATGGTAACCATCATCGGTAATATTTATTTCTGCTTCGAAAATAAATGACATGTTTTTTCGTAAGCCGATTTCCAGACTGATGGGGATCCAACCAATGAACATTGCCTCTTTGCCATCTTTTTCGCCCTGCTCATCATACTTATCGACAAAATTGATATCCATATCGAAACCTGACGAAATCCGCACATCGCTACGAATGGGGTAAGTACCTAGCAATGCACCGTCGAGGCCAAAATCTCCAAAATGGTGGGCTCCACCCATTACAGAAAAATAACGGCCAAGTGCAAACTCAACATCACCACCGATGTATTCATCATAATCGCTCAAAAAACCTGCTTTTAAACTAAAATCAATTCCTTTTTTTAGGCCATAGCCTCCATGCAAAAACAGCATAAACTCAGAATCACCGTTAATAAGTACAGAAGGTTCAACTCCCAGACTGAATTTTTTAGGCTTAAGTGTTTGACCGGTATTAAAAACCTGTCCGTAGCTGGCAACGGTTAACAGGAAAAATGTTGCTGATAGTAATAATACTTTTCTCATAACTATTAAATTTAATTTTCAAAGGTCATTACCTGTCCCGATGCAATCGGGATGGAGCTCGCCATGATAAATCCAATGCACTCCACATAATGCTTGAGGGCTCGTTATAATCATGTGAGTATACTTCGACATGCTCAGCATTAATGTGTTCCGCCAGCTGGCGGATCATGACTCGGTTCATCAATATGAAACTAACCATAAAAATATAACAGAGTTCATAAAACTATGTTAACCCACGGTTAATTTTTACGAGAATACCCAAAGCTTTCACCAACTCTTCGAAGTCTTTTTTGTTCAAAGCATTAACATTCACAGCAGGATATTTATAAACTTCACCCCGATCATTACGAAAAATGACCATCATCTTTTTCAGGCCACCCATTTTCGGCTCAATTTTATAATCATGCACTTCGCCGGCTTTTATTTTAAATGCTTTATACTCTTTATTAATTGGAGCCAACCCAAAATATTTCACCACTACTGATTTTTTATCGACCTTAATCTTAAGGTAATTAAAACCAAGCATGTTTAATCCCAGGTATAAAAGCGCTATAAATACAGCAAACCCAACAATAATTTCGAACCCGGCATCGACATCAAAAATAAGCAGGGGCCCCACTGTGAGCACAAATAGGAACGGTATGGCAAAAAACACTAATTTTATGCGCCGCGCATTTTTACGGTTTTCAATTTCCATATTACAATTTTTTTCTTCGCTGTTTTTCTTTCAAAATTAATGAAAGTTCTCTACCGGTTTGCCCTGCTACCGAAGTATTTTCTTCTGCTCTGCGAATAAGATAAGGAGCAACATGCCTTACCGGTCCATATGGGATGTACTTTGCCACATTGTAACCATCATCGGCCAAATTATAACTAATATGGTCACTCATACCATAAAGTTGCGAGAAATAAATCCGGTCATCATCTTTGCTAAGCCCGTGATCTTTAATTAAATCTGTAAGTAAAATATTACTTTGCTCATTATGCGTTCCATTAAAAACATGCAAAATATCTATATTTTCCATCGAAACCCGGAGTGCATCATCATACATTTTATCTGTAGTTTCCTTATCAGGATTTATAGGTGATGGATAACCCTCTTCTTTTGCCCTGGCTCGCTCTTTTTCCATATAAGCGCCGCGTACAAATTTAACTCCTGCATAAAACTCCCGCTCCCTGGCTCTGGCAATTAAGTTTTTCAGGTATTCTAGCCTATCGGTCCGGTACATTTGTAATGTATTAAACACTATAACCTTATGCTTATTATATTTTTCCATCATTTCATGCACCACCTCGTCGATGGCATCCTGAAACCAATAATCTTCTGCATCAATGAGTAACCTGATATTGTTGTCGGCAGCTGCAGATGAAAGTCGGTCAATACGATCGGCAAAAGCCTTGTACTGCAGTTGCTCATCATCTGTTATTTTTTGTTTAAAAGAAATTTTCTTTAAAACCGTAGTATCCACCATTGCGGTGGGTTTAAAAACGGCAAAGGGAATATTTTCATTTTTTCCTGCATTTTCTATGGACCTCAATGTTTCCTGAAAAGCATTTTCTATGCCCTGCTCTGTACTTTTACCTTCAACCGAATAGTCAAGAATCGATTTTACATTTGATTTAGCCATTGTGTCCACTACCGGTTGACACTTTTCAAGTGTTTCACCGCCTACAAAATGGCGGTAAATGGTTGGTTTTATTGCCCATCCTATTGGCATCCCGGTTTTAAGCGCTACCTCCAGCATAATTTTGCCTGTCTTCACCATCCAGGGTTTCTCAATTGTTCGAAATAATAATAAGGCCCGGTTTAAATCAGCATTATTTTTGTCCTGAAACGCTATCTTTGTATTATTGAAATCCATAATATATAGTTTAATGATATTTACCCATGATTTAAATACGGCGCTGAATGATGTTTTAAACTCAAACAGATACAGTTCGGTCTTTGTTTTGGTAGATAAAAACACCCAAAAACACTGCCTTTCCCTGTTGCATAAATCTGTTAAGCAAAAAATATCAGACACGCTAACTGTTAATGCTGGCGAAATTACAAAAAATATAGATACTTGCATATTCTTATGGGATAAGCTTAATAAACTGGGCGCTGACAGGCATTCTTTACTCATCAATTTGGGTGGTGGCATGATTAGTGATCTTGGTGGATTTATTGCTTCCACCTATAAAAGAGGCATTCACTTTATTAATCTCCCAACTACCATGCTGGCAATGATTGATGCAGCAATTGGTGGCAAAAACGGGATCAATCTGGGCCGCATGAAAAACCAAATAGGCGTAATAAATGAGCCTGATGAACTTATTATTTTTCCAGGGTTTTTAGAAACACTGGATCGAAATAATTACCTTGCCGGCTACGCCGAAGCACTAAAACATGGCCTTATTAAAAGTGAGAAGGCTTTTGAAAACACACTTGAATTTGCCACTCCTGATCTAAAAAGCGAAAAATTTATTGAGTTTTTGAAAGAAAACATGAGCATAAAAGAAGAAATAGTGGCTATAGATCCATATGAAAAAGCAGACCGTAAAGCATTAAACCTGGGGCATACAATTGGCCATGCGCTAGAGGCAATCTCGCACCAAAAAGGAAAACCAATGCTTCATGGCGAGGCAGTTGCCTGGGGTACCATTGCTGAGTTATTCATCTCGCAAAAATTACATGCACTCAACGGGTACTATTTGGAGCAAATGACAGCCCTGATTCAAAAGCATTATCCTGAACCAACATTCAGTTTGCATGACAAAGAAGAACTATTGGCTATAATGCGTCAGGACAAAAAAAACTTTGGAGAAAGCATTCGGTTTACACTACTTAGTGCTCCGGGCAAATACATAGTTGACCAGCCTGTTTCAGAAAACACTATTCTTGAATCACTTAAACACATAAAATCATTATGCCAATCATAAAATTTGAACCCAAACAAACCAAAATAAAAACCATACTACCAGGTTCTAAAAGTGTAAGCAACCGGCTTTTAATAATATCAGCAGTAGGCAATTTTCTGCCCGATTTTAAAAATTTATCCCGTTGCGACGATGTAAAAGTTATGTTCGACATTTTGCATTCCAACACGAACCGGTTCGATGTGCACGACAGTGGTACTGCATTGCGTTTCTTAACCGCATATTTTGCAGGGATTGTAGGAAAATGGAATATTTCTGGTTCTGAACGAATAAAACAACGACCCATCAAAGAACTTGTAGATGTATTGTTGCAGATGGGTGCTGAAATATCTTACGACAATAAAGCGGGCTATGCTCCTATAACTCTAACAGGCACAAAAATGCAGGGCGGCGAAGTAGAGCTCGACATCTCTAAAAGCAGTCAGTATGCCTCTGCTTTACTTCTGATATCGCCTATGCTCGAAAAAGGTTTAAAGCTGAGATTAAAAGGCCAAAAACGCTCCATGCCCTACATTGATCTTACCCTGGAACTAATGAGTAAGTTTGGGGTACAGGCTATTCAACACGAAAATGAAATTGCAGTAATGCCAAATCAAAGCTATGTACCCTCTTCATTTGCAGTTGAAGCTGACTGGAGTGCTGCTGCATTTTGGTTTGAATTAGCTGCACTGAATCCACAATTATCAATAAAGCTACTTGGCTTAGATAAAAACTCGAAGCAGGGAGATAAAGCAGTAGCACAAATATTCCAGAACCTTGGTATTGAAGCCAACTTTGGCACCAATCACCTCACATTGCAAGGTACAAAAAGCCCAGGTGCAAAACCTTTGAATGTCGACATACGTCAAACACCGGACATGTTTCCTGCTGTTGCACTTACGGCGGCGGCACAAAAACGGCCTTTCACAATTACAGGGACTGCTAACCTGGCCATTAAGGAAAGCCACCGTATAAAGGCTGTGGAACAAATAATCAATGCTTTGGGCGTAAAAATGGAAATTGGGGAAGATGAAGTTACAGTACAAGAATACCCGAATGCCTTTCCCGGCAAAATTAAAGTAAAAGCAGAGGGTGATCACCGCATTGCTATGGCTGCAGCACCATTGAGCACCATAATTAACCAAATCGAAATCGATGACCCAAAAGTCGTAAGTAAATCATACCCGGAATTCTGGGAAGAGATGCAAAAAGTCGGAATATTTTTAGCATAAGAATATTTTAACGTATAGATTTTTTAAGTTCGACACAAGTTAAATTAATTTGCATGGAAGGTTCTAAATAGCTACCTTACTGTCTTTAATTAATTCTGGAATGGCCAACCTATGGGTGTAAACAAACTTACCGACCGCAATTACGAATACCTATTTACCAAACTTGACAAAGGTATTATTTATC is a window of Salinivirga cyanobacteriivorans DNA encoding:
- a CDS encoding 3-phosphoshikimate 1-carboxyvinyltransferase yields the protein MPIIKFEPKQTKIKTILPGSKSVSNRLLIISAVGNFLPDFKNLSRCDDVKVMFDILHSNTNRFDVHDSGTALRFLTAYFAGIVGKWNISGSERIKQRPIKELVDVLLQMGAEISYDNKAGYAPITLTGTKMQGGEVELDISKSSQYASALLLISPMLEKGLKLRLKGQKRSMPYIDLTLELMSKFGVQAIQHENEIAVMPNQSYVPSSFAVEADWSAAAFWFELAALNPQLSIKLLGLDKNSKQGDKAVAQIFQNLGIEANFGTNHLTLQGTKSPGAKPLNVDIRQTPDMFPAVALTAAAQKRPFTITGTANLAIKESHRIKAVEQIINALGVKMEIGEDEVTVQEYPNAFPGKIKVKAEGDHRIAMAAAPLSTIINQIEIDDPKVVSKSYPEFWEEMQKVGIFLA
- a CDS encoding 3-dehydroquinate synthase, whose amino-acid sequence is MIFTHDLNTALNDVLNSNRYSSVFVLVDKNTQKHCLSLLHKSVKQKISDTLTVNAGEITKNIDTCIFLWDKLNKLGADRHSLLINLGGGMISDLGGFIASTYKRGIHFINLPTTMLAMIDAAIGGKNGINLGRMKNQIGVINEPDELIIFPGFLETLDRNNYLAGYAEALKHGLIKSEKAFENTLEFATPDLKSEKFIEFLKENMSIKEEIVAIDPYEKADRKALNLGHTIGHALEAISHQKGKPMLHGEAVAWGTIAELFISQKLHALNGYYLEQMTALIQKHYPEPTFSLHDKEELLAIMRQDKKNFGESIRFTLLSAPGKYIVDQPVSENTILESLKHIKSLCQS